One Methanocaldococcus infernus ME DNA segment encodes these proteins:
- a CDS encoding DUF5612 domain-containing protein codes for MEIGLSIEAKNEIGVLHKITGVISELGGNIVYTQQFIKDGNIGFIYMEIENLENIEELKKRLGNFNFIYSFEIHNSLKKIFGKRVIIIGGGVQVAEVARGAISEADRHNIRGERISVDTLPVVGEENLAEAVRAVANLPRVGILVLAGSLMGGKITEAVKELKEKTDIPVISLKMFGSVPQVADLVVSDPLQAGVLAVMAIAETAKFDINRVRGRVL; via the coding sequence ATGGAAATTGGGCTAAGTATTGAAGCTAAGAATGAGATAGGAGTTTTACATAAAATAACTGGGGTAATCTCTGAGTTGGGGGGAAATATAGTTTATACTCAACAGTTTATTAAGGATGGAAACATTGGCTTCATCTATATGGAAATTGAGAACTTGGAGAATATTGAAGAGCTGAAAAAAAGGTTGGGAAATTTTAATTTTATATATTCCTTTGAGATTCACAACTCTCTAAAAAAGATCTTTGGGAAGAGGGTTATTATCATAGGTGGAGGAGTTCAAGTAGCTGAAGTTGCAAGAGGAGCCATAAGTGAGGCTGATAGGCACAACATAAGAGGAGAGAGGATAAGTGTTGACACCCTTCCAGTGGTTGGAGAGGAAAACTTAGCTGAGGCTGTTAGAGCTGTAGCCAACTTACCAAGAGTAGGAATCTTAGTATTAGCTGGCTCTCTAATGGGAGGGAAGATAACTGAAGCTGTAAAAGAGCTTAAAGAGAAAACAGATATTCCAGTGATAAGCTTAAAGATGTTTGGCTCTGTCCCACAAGTGGCTGATTTAGTTGTTAGTGATCCTCTACAAGCTGGAGTTTTAGCTGTGATGGCCATAGCTGAAACTGCAAAGTTTGATATTAATAGAGTTAGAGGGAGAGTTTTATAA
- the ecnA gene encoding calcium-activated nuclease EcnA produces the protein MKSLKILILIFILLSGCLSFHSSKEYYHGKVVKVVDGDTIYVNVNGSLWKIRLLGVDCPEIHKKNNPYEYKIDGKYITNLTYLYIWGLKAKEFAERELDHHEVLIAFDPEAPKEDRYGRYLAYIYINKSGKLINFNEELLKYGYARVYISKFTLLHKFLELEKEAKRERRGMWNYENT, from the coding sequence ATGAAATCTCTTAAAATACTAATTCTTATTTTTATTTTGTTATCTGGTTGTTTATCCTTTCATTCTTCTAAAGAATATTATCATGGAAAAGTTGTTAAGGTTGTTGATGGAGATACAATTTATGTTAATGTCAATGGTTCCCTTTGGAAAATTAGGTTACTTGGAGTAGATTGCCCAGAGATTCATAAAAAGAATAATCCTTATGAGTATAAGATTGATGGGAAATATATAACAAACCTGACCTACCTTTATATATGGGGGCTTAAGGCTAAAGAATTTGCTGAGAGAGAGCTTGATCATCATGAAGTGTTAATAGCCTTTGATCCTGAAGCTCCAAAGGAGGATAGATATGGAAGATACTTAGCCTACATTTACATAAATAAGTCTGGAAAATTAATTAATTTTAATGAAGAGCTTTTAAAATATGGATATGCAAGGGTATATATTTCAAAATTTACTTTACTGCATAAGTTCTTAGAGTTGGAGAAAGAGGCTAAAAGGGAGAGGAGAGGGATGTGGAATTATGAAAACACATGA
- a CDS encoding helix-turn-helix domain-containing protein: MKTHEKLLLSLSSLRSFSLELKRAMQEFNLSLKELSELSGIPYSTLHKIIKGRDFRVSTLIKIVNTFKKLETVEEPFIAVIAARPVLNKITPRKLTINGEEFLIKEYPANTLEECIISAIKAEKEGAKGIVCAPIVSSTIEKVVSLPVAVVIPEEKAFLTALEILAKKIKEV; the protein is encoded by the coding sequence ATGAAAACACATGAAAAACTTTTACTAAGTCTAAGTAGCTTAAGAAGCTTTTCCTTAGAGCTTAAGAGAGCTATGCAAGAGTTTAATCTATCTTTAAAAGAGTTATCTGAACTCTCTGGGATTCCATATAGTACATTACATAAAATTATAAAAGGTAGAGACTTTAGGGTTTCAACACTAATTAAGATAGTTAATACTTTCAAAAAACTTGAAACTGTTGAAGAGCCATTTATTGCTGTAATTGCTGCAAGGCCAGTATTAAATAAGATAACTCCAAGAAAACTAACCATAAATGGAGAGGAATTTTTAATTAAAGAGTATCCTGCAAACACCTTAGAAGAGTGTATCATCTCAGCTATAAAGGCTGAGAAAGAGGGAGCTAAGGGAATAGTTTGTGCTCCAATAGTTAGCTCAACCATTGAGAAGGTTGTTAGCTTACCTGTAGCTGTAGTTATCCCTGAAGAAAAAGCTTTCTTAACAGCTCTTGAGATATTAGCTAAAAAAATAAAAGAGGTTTAA
- the argH gene encoding argininosuccinate lyase codes for MNILRGKRLKEVKEEVARYTTSLSFDKEIFESDILCDIAHTFMLYKVGILKEDEAKKIIEGLKEIYKKGYENLNLDPSLDDIHMVIENELHKLVGDVAGKMHTGRSRNDQVATDLRLALREKLLEILELLLRMLKDLTEKAEEYKDVVTVGYTHLQHAQPITYGHLLLSYVSSILRDVERLLDCYKRVNISPLGCGALATTGFKIDRELTKELLGFDDLIKNSIDGVATRDFILETLSSLSILGTNLSKICEELILFSTYEFNTIEIADEYCSTSSIMPQKKNPDVAEIARAKLSSINGNLVTALTILKALPNAYNRDLQELTPYLWDSIYKMRDTIKMVHGMLKTLKINKERMEELAKSNYSTATELADTLVRETGISFRKAHNIVGEIVRKSIEEKRDIIEVAKEVLRHYQLEVSEDSLKKALDVHENVKLRGIIGGPAPKEVEERAKEFKEIIEKYKEEVEEKKEKIEKVKENLLNIFSR; via the coding sequence ATGAATATTTTGAGAGGGAAAAGGTTAAAGGAGGTTAAGGAGGAAGTAGCAAGATATACAACAAGCTTAAGCTTTGATAAAGAAATTTTTGAGTCAGATATACTTTGTGACATTGCTCACACCTTTATGTTGTATAAGGTTGGAATTCTTAAAGAAGATGAGGCTAAGAAGATAATAGAAGGTTTAAAAGAGATCTATAAGAAGGGATATGAAAATCTAAACTTGGATCCTTCTTTAGATGACATACATATGGTTATTGAGAATGAGCTTCATAAATTAGTTGGAGATGTAGCTGGAAAAATGCATACAGGGAGAAGTAGGAATGATCAAGTAGCTACAGACTTGAGATTAGCTTTAAGAGAGAAATTATTGGAGATCTTAGAATTATTATTAAGGATGCTAAAAGACTTAACAGAAAAAGCTGAGGAGTATAAAGATGTAGTAACTGTTGGTTATACACACTTACAACATGCTCAACCTATCACTTATGGTCATCTATTGTTAAGTTATGTCTCCTCCATATTAAGAGATGTTGAAAGACTATTAGATTGTTATAAGAGGGTTAACATCTCTCCACTTGGCTGTGGAGCTTTAGCCACAACAGGGTTTAAAATTGATAGGGAATTAACTAAAGAGCTTTTAGGCTTTGATGACTTAATAAAAAATTCAATAGATGGAGTGGCTACAAGAGACTTTATATTAGAAACTCTCTCATCTCTATCAATTTTGGGAACTAACTTATCTAAGATCTGTGAAGAGCTCATCTTATTTTCAACCTATGAATTTAATACTATTGAGATAGCTGATGAATACTGCTCAACCTCTTCCATCATGCCACAAAAGAAAAATCCTGATGTTGCTGAGATAGCAAGGGCTAAGCTAAGCTCAATCAATGGAAACTTGGTTACTGCTTTAACCATCTTAAAAGCTCTACCAAATGCCTACAATAGAGATTTACAGGAACTTACTCCCTATTTATGGGACTCTATTTATAAAATGAGAGATACTATAAAGATGGTTCATGGTATGTTAAAAACTCTAAAAATTAATAAGGAGAGGATGGAAGAGTTAGCTAAGAGTAACTACTCAACAGCCACAGAGTTGGCTGACACTTTAGTTAGAGAAACTGGAATTTCCTTTAGAAAGGCACATAATATAGTTGGAGAAATAGTAAGGAAGAGTATTGAAGAAAAGAGAGATATCATAGAAGTGGCTAAGGAAGTTTTAAGACATTATCAATTAGAAGTTTCAGAAGATTCTTTAAAGAAGGCTTTAGATGTTCATGAAAATGTTAAGCTTAGAGGCATTATAGGAGGACCAGCTCCTAAGGAGGTTGAAGAAAGGGCTAAGGAGTTTAAAGAAATTATTGAAAAGTATAAAGAAGAAGTTGAAGAGAAAAAAGAGAAAATTGAAAAAGTTAAGGAAAATTTATTAAATATTTTTAGTAGATAA
- a CDS encoding S-layer protein — MVKKIVIFYIFLILGLNVIYAEYLEDILKDNVKINGDLEGNVYGKVTGFGVNLDINTKIPQGFLNGEIKNGKISLNIKGNVLGNIVGDFPLIGYKNINLKDAKFVGSIDGTINNGNIIGTFNGEIVGKVGSFDFNEVISGEFNGYISGNTIKGSYKGKISGIVNGDCSGNVEFKIVSLNINKEEIDTKENGDIKEASTKEAKDIKKIDTKDLKKYFINRAEIVAGKGIDLKFGYELKKYDLTLISKNIEITKDTILIGGPVANPLTKKLMDKFPVKVTNEYPGKNKGVIEMIKLNVKVSDNIYKEVKVLLLAGSDRWGTKAAVEYFKTLDYIPEEPIFVEWKDGKAVRIEKP; from the coding sequence ATGGTAAAGAAAATTGTAATATTTTACATTTTTTTAATTTTAGGATTAAATGTAATTTATGCTGAATACTTAGAAGATATTCTAAAGGATAATGTAAAAATTAATGGAGATCTTGAGGGTAATGTTTATGGAAAAGTTACAGGTTTTGGAGTTAATTTAGATATAAATACAAAGATACCGCAAGGATTTTTAAATGGTGAAATTAAAAATGGTAAAATTTCATTAAATATCAAAGGAAACGTTTTGGGTAATATAGTTGGGGATTTTCCATTAATTGGATATAAAAATATAAACTTAAAAGATGCTAAATTTGTAGGGTCTATTGACGGAACTATAAATAATGGAAATATAATTGGAACTTTTAATGGAGAAATTGTTGGGAAAGTAGGAAGCTTTGATTTTAATGAAGTTATCTCTGGAGAATTTAATGGATATATAAGTGGTAACACTATTAAAGGAAGCTATAAAGGTAAAATTTCTGGAATAGTAAATGGAGACTGTTCAGGAAATGTAGAATTTAAGATTGTTTCTTTAAATATAAACAAAGAAGAAATAGATACAAAAGAGAATGGTGACATTAAAGAGGCAAGTACAAAGGAAGCTAAAGACATTAAAAAAATAGATACAAAGGATCTAAAAAAATATTTTATAAATAGAGCCGAAATTGTTGCTGGTAAAGGAATAGATTTAAAATTTGGATATGAGTTAAAAAAATATGATCTAACATTAATTTCAAAAAATATAGAAATAACAAAAGACACTATCCTAATCGGAGGGCCAGTGGCAAACCCATTAACCAAGAAGTTAATGGATAAGTTCCCGGTTAAAGTAACTAATGAATATCCAGGAAAGAATAAAGGAGTTATTGAAATGATTAAGTTGAATGTTAAGGTCTCCGATAACATTTACAAAGAAGTTAAAGTTCTACTCTTAGCTGGTTCAGACAGATGGGGAACTAAAGCCGCTGTAGAGTACTTTAAAACCTTAGATTACATTCCAGAAGAACCAATCTTCGTAGAATGGAAAGACGGAAAGGCTGTTAGAATAGAGAAGCCTTAA
- the rbr gene encoding rubrerythrin, translating into MKETLINLAKAYVGESMARNRYTCFAKIAKQEGYEKIAEIFLLTAENEREHAKWLYYLATELKKKYNIDEPIKIEVEVPIVLGDTKENLKAAIEGESYEYESMYPEFAEIAEKEGLKEIADRLRAIAIAEKHHKERYEAILKALEEGKIYKKDEEVEWVCMKCGYVHKANEPPEECPSCSHPRKYFELRCEKF; encoded by the coding sequence ATGAAAGAAACTTTAATAAACTTAGCTAAGGCCTATGTTGGAGAAAGTATGGCAAGAAATAGATATACATGCTTTGCCAAGATTGCCAAGCAAGAAGGTTATGAGAAGATAGCTGAGATATTCTTACTAACTGCTGAAAATGAAAGAGAGCATGCTAAATGGCTTTACTACTTAGCTACTGAACTAAAAAAGAAGTATAATATAGATGAGCCTATAAAAATAGAGGTTGAGGTTCCAATAGTTTTAGGAGATACTAAAGAGAACCTTAAAGCTGCTATTGAAGGAGAATCTTATGAATATGAAAGCATGTATCCAGAATTTGCTGAGATAGCAGAAAAAGAAGGTCTTAAAGAAATTGCTGATAGATTGAGAGCTATAGCAATAGCTGAAAAGCATCATAAGGAGAGATATGAAGCTATCTTAAAAGCCTTAGAAGAAGGAAAAATATATAAGAAAGATGAAGAAGTTGAATGGGTATGTATGAAGTGTGGCTATGTACATAAAGCCAATGAGCCACCAGAAGAGTGTCCTTCCTGTTCACATCCAAGAAAATACTTTGAGCTAAGATGTGAAAAATTCTAA
- a CDS encoding rubredoxin-like domain-containing protein, translated as MTWWKCSNCGYLFEADKPPERCPSCGEVCTFYDVTCYTPECGCQGYDPKLVARLDKRRI; from the coding sequence ATGACATGGTGGAAATGCTCTAACTGTGGTTATCTATTTGAAGCTGACAAGCCTCCAGAGAGATGTCCAAGCTGTGGAGAAGTTTGTACCTTCTATGATGTCACTTGCTACACTCCAGAGTGTGGCTGTCAAGGTTATGACCCTAAGTTAGTTGCAAGATTAGACAAAAGAAGAATTTAA